A region of Chroococcidiopsis sp. SAG 2025 DNA encodes the following proteins:
- a CDS encoding zinc ribbon domain-containing protein: protein MSEQTRENFFILLGIDPKAPWSDEKFKQSLQEKRADWTKKSKLPGKKGAIYREYLALTSEIEAIMTDASKRKEEAERAIATKQETPEKVAQENLLKDLETLGGKGFIEESEIAKLATRYNKYFDESFIKTEISKKNLEIRKVTQNNDDSKLETLKERDLKRIKGYLETLGKKDLYDFLELSRTTTNCQSFIDKAESIYKQSQGYGHKDTKTEAQAALGTDAKTIFATENSRRLYDNSLEVEKYKIIEEKIKNLAQNSFDKILHLRQFDSILKKAQSSGIKDLEKARNLIIKYSREKGLIIQAAPDIEIFKQKIVCVQCDTINDRCQNKCTSCGSSLRIECPSCKTNSAITDRACPKCAFPIGNEPNVRSYLKEAQELINNKDYDQASIFLNLARQGWSTIPPRSLTDDLSKAIEHYGQEIAKVQQVQIALQKQLNDTINDRRYYEARNLLKGLQLEANTINLNSEQKIIEDKISQAEAELAKARTVERQGGDPIEAYQNVLWICKDCKSAKDALAKTPPSPAMSLSARSGDQIVSLSWKPSTSKNVKYTVVLKYNSRPISSNDGEQLATVSGTIYDDTKMKVGVPVYYAIYTNREGVFATSAADLKEPVLLIDDVFKVIAQARNKEVSISWQPPNNVSQIHIYRTTERLSDPTKGKRIEVISTSQVVDRNLENGKKYYYTIYSLFKSYKGKLVSSKGVSVEVIPEEPPSPIKELQLEVISTSSVRKLKLSWELPRKGDVVVIQSNKSSCFSSEEILPQGALTEYGKVLEGTKEFVTTTIEEKGVVYFTPVLLFQTTAYIGKTLEYVNVDDVSNLKVQKQKNELHLRWDWPSNCQQVIVSYSDEGFPSSDRDSRATHIELTKAQYNLKGYYPLKSTAERDYFIVAHAVLNQNGQVFVASGLSNSARTRVSLSSNVTIQYQIGRKRKLFGKGQLLLTIHTSGIGQMPELILIRKQGSVPIKKTNGDEVFKIPATTLSEEKMTLTYEIVDEYPCNFGKLFLIDEELYESKGGYVRINHPASNDMEMF from the coding sequence ATGTCTGAGCAAACCAGAGAAAATTTTTTCATTTTGTTAGGCATCGATCCAAAAGCACCTTGGTCTGATGAGAAGTTTAAACAAAGTCTTCAAGAAAAACGAGCAGACTGGACGAAGAAAAGTAAGTTACCTGGAAAAAAAGGAGCAATCTATCGAGAGTATCTAGCTCTAACCTCTGAAATTGAAGCTATTATGACCGATGCTTCTAAAAGGAAGGAAGAAGCAGAACGGGCAATAGCTACTAAACAGGAGACTCCAGAAAAAGTAGCACAAGAAAATCTGCTCAAAGATTTAGAAACACTTGGAGGTAAAGGATTTATAGAAGAATCAGAAATTGCCAAATTAGCTACAAGATATAACAAATACTTTGATGAATCGTTCATTAAAACTGAAATAAGCAAAAAAAATCTTGAAATCCGCAAAGTAACTCAAAATAATGACGACTCTAAGTTAGAGACTCTTAAAGAAAGAGACTTAAAGAGAATAAAAGGTTATTTAGAAACTTTAGGTAAAAAAGATTTATATGATTTTTTGGAGCTATCAAGAACAACTACAAATTGTCAATCTTTTATAGATAAAGCTGAATCTATATATAAACAATCTCAAGGCTACGGGCATAAAGATACTAAAACTGAAGCTCAAGCGGCACTTGGCACAGATGCTAAAACAATTTTTGCAACTGAAAATTCTCGTCGATTATACGATAACTCTTTAGAAGTTGAAAAATATAAAATCATTGAAGAAAAGATTAAAAATCTTGCTCAAAACTCCTTTGATAAAATCCTTCATCTTAGACAATTTGACTCTATCTTAAAAAAAGCTCAATCTTCAGGAATCAAAGATTTAGAAAAAGCTAGAAACCTCATCATTAAATATTCCAGAGAAAAAGGGTTAATTATACAAGCAGCTCCCGATATTGAAATTTTTAAACAGAAGATTGTTTGCGTTCAATGCGATACGATTAATGATCGCTGTCAAAATAAATGTACTAGCTGCGGTAGTTCTCTACGCATTGAATGTCCTAGTTGTAAGACGAATTCAGCAATAACAGATCGAGCTTGTCCTAAGTGCGCTTTCCCTATTGGTAATGAACCTAATGTCCGCAGCTATTTAAAAGAAGCTCAAGAATTAATTAACAATAAAGATTATGACCAAGCTTCAATATTCCTCAATCTTGCTCGACAAGGATGGTCTACCATTCCTCCTCGTTCTCTTACAGACGATCTATCTAAGGCTATAGAACATTATGGTCAAGAAATTGCAAAAGTTCAACAAGTGCAAATTGCCTTACAAAAACAACTTAACGATACGATTAACGATCGCCGCTATTACGAAGCTCGCAATCTGCTGAAAGGACTTCAATTAGAAGCAAACACAATCAATTTAAACAGCGAACAAAAAATAATTGAAGATAAAATTAGTCAGGCTGAAGCTGAGTTAGCAAAAGCTCGTACAGTGGAAAGACAAGGTGGAGATCCCATCGAAGCATATCAGAATGTTCTTTGGATTTGCAAAGACTGTAAATCGGCAAAAGATGCTTTAGCTAAGACTCCTCCCTCTCCTGCAATGTCTTTGTCGGCACGATCTGGCGATCAAATTGTCAGCCTGTCTTGGAAACCTAGTACTTCTAAAAATGTTAAATATACTGTAGTTCTTAAGTATAATTCTAGACCGATTTCTAGTAATGATGGAGAACAGTTAGCTACCGTTTCTGGAACAATCTATGACGACACCAAGATGAAGGTAGGAGTTCCAGTTTACTATGCAATTTATACCAACAGAGAAGGAGTTTTTGCTACTAGTGCTGCCGATCTCAAAGAGCCAGTTTTATTAATAGATGATGTCTTTAAAGTAATAGCACAAGCCAGAAACAAAGAAGTAAGTATTAGCTGGCAACCTCCCAATAATGTTAGCCAAATACATATTTACCGAACGACTGAACGTTTAAGCGATCCTACCAAAGGTAAACGAATTGAAGTTATTAGTACATCACAAGTTGTCGATCGGAATTTAGAAAACGGCAAAAAATACTACTACACTATCTACAGTCTTTTTAAAAGTTATAAAGGGAAATTAGTTAGTAGTAAAGGAGTTTCTGTAGAAGTAATTCCAGAAGAACCACCTTCTCCTATAAAAGAATTGCAACTTGAAGTTATTAGTACTTCCAGCGTGCGTAAACTGAAACTTTCTTGGGAGTTGCCTCGTAAAGGAGATGTCGTAGTTATTCAAAGTAATAAATCTTCTTGCTTTAGTTCGGAAGAGATCTTACCTCAAGGAGCATTAACGGAATATGGCAAGGTTTTAGAGGGAACTAAAGAGTTTGTAACTACTACCATTGAGGAAAAGGGTGTTGTTTACTTCACTCCTGTCCTACTTTTTCAAACAACGGCTTACATTGGCAAAACGCTCGAATATGTCAATGTTGATGATGTCAGTAACTTAAAAGTTCAGAAACAGAAAAATGAACTTCACCTTCGTTGGGATTGGCCGTCCAATTGTCAGCAAGTCATTGTTTCTTATAGTGACGAAGGCTTCCCTTCCAGCGATCGAGATAGTCGGGCAACCCATATCGAGCTTACTAAAGCTCAATACAACCTAAAAGGTTACTATCCTCTCAAGAGTACTGCTGAAAGAGATTATTTTATCGTTGCCCATGCAGTCCTCAATCAAAACGGACAAGTATTTGTTGCTTCTGGGTTGAGTAACTCCGCACGAACTAGAGTTAGTTTATCGAGCAACGTCACTATTCAATATCAAATAGGTCGAAAACGCAAACTTTTTGGCAAAGGACAACTTTTATTGACGATCCACACTTCTGGTATCGGTCAAATGCCTGAGTTAATTCTAATTCGCAAACAAGGAAGCGTACCGATTAAGAAAACTAATGGCGACGAAGTGTTTAAGATACCTGCAACAACGCTGAGTGAAGAAAAGATGACTTTAACTTATGAAATAGTTGATGAGTATCCATGCAACTTTGGCAAACTCTTTCTCATCGATGAAGAACTGTACGAGTCCAAAGGTGGATATGTTCGCATTAATCATCCTGCTAGTAATGATATGGAGATGTTTTAA
- a CDS encoding GTPase domain-containing protein produces MAKEILCPFCFERTDAFKLLFRCINSRCPGQLEDKIYAEFQGLAMPPKMGLTFLPEKKGLGRFLGNANNIREANCPTCQRETSKRACPKCHSELKYVGDNIDEKMIAVIGGRSSGKSSYIAVLINRLENEIGKNFNAGVLADSDRTRKRYEDGFYNRIFREKKTLVPTQSATTDSRVKTPMVFRVTFNNGGKRKAINIVLFDTAGEDMANTDIMSTEARYICEADGIIFLLDPLQIETVRELVPDNLPDRVPDADPTRIVERLYQLHEEKGKIKSGQNLTKPVAFTFSKSDALFSIIDPSSALHHSGEHFGYLNLSDLQSVDTEIATYLEEWMGSIFKNKVKHFDCYQYFAVSAFGKAPDGDRLDSISPLRVEDPLLWVFNQFKLIEAKK; encoded by the coding sequence ATGGCTAAGGAAATACTCTGTCCGTTTTGTTTTGAGAGAACTGATGCATTTAAACTTTTGTTTAGATGTATTAACAGCAGATGCCCAGGACAACTCGAAGATAAGATTTATGCAGAATTTCAGGGTTTGGCAATGCCCCCCAAAATGGGTTTGACTTTTCTTCCCGAAAAAAAAGGTCTCGGTAGATTTTTGGGAAATGCTAATAATATTAGGGAAGCAAATTGTCCTACCTGTCAGCGCGAAACATCGAAAAGAGCCTGTCCTAAATGCCATTCTGAATTAAAGTATGTAGGCGATAACATCGACGAAAAAATGATTGCCGTTATTGGTGGGCGTAGTTCGGGAAAGAGTAGTTACATAGCCGTTTTAATTAATCGCCTTGAAAATGAGATCGGGAAAAATTTTAATGCTGGAGTATTAGCCGATAGCGATCGAACTCGCAAACGATATGAAGACGGTTTTTACAATCGAATTTTTAGAGAGAAAAAAACACTCGTACCAACTCAGAGTGCAACAACAGATTCGCGAGTTAAAACTCCCATGGTGTTTCGTGTAACTTTCAACAATGGAGGTAAGCGAAAAGCAATAAATATAGTTTTATTCGATACTGCGGGTGAAGATATGGCAAACACAGATATTATGTCTACAGAAGCCCGTTATATCTGTGAAGCTGACGGGATTATTTTTTTACTCGACCCTCTCCAAATTGAAACAGTAAGAGAGCTAGTACCAGATAATTTACCAGATAGAGTTCCTGATGCCGATCCCACTCGAATCGTCGAGCGTCTCTACCAACTACATGAGGAAAAAGGAAAAATCAAGTCAGGACAGAATTTAACCAAACCTGTAGCTTTTACTTTTTCTAAGTCTGATGCACTTTTCTCGATTATCGATCCTAGTTCGGCGTTACACCATTCGGGAGAGCACTTCGGTTATCTCAACTTATCCGATCTTCAATCCGTTGATACAGAAATTGCTACTTACCTTGAGGAATGGATGGGTTCGATATTTAAAAACAAAGTAAAGCATTTTGACTGTTATCAGTATTTTGCTGTTTCCGCGTTTGGAAAAGCTCCCGATGGCGATCGCCTGGACAGTATTTCTCCATTAAGAGTTGAAGATCCACTGTTGTGGGTGTTCAACCAATTCAAACTTATTGAAGCAAAAAAATAG